One part of the Ailuropoda melanoleuca isolate Jingjing chromosome 6, ASM200744v2, whole genome shotgun sequence genome encodes these proteins:
- the OPN4 gene encoding melanopsin isoform X2, whose product MNPPSGPRAQEPSCVATPASPSRWDSSRSSTSSPGQALPTAAGARAAAWVPFPTVDVPDHAHYTLGTVILLVGLTGMLGNLMVIYTFCRTRGLRTPSNMFIINLAVSDFLMSFTQAPVFFASSLHKRWLFGEAGCEFYAFCGAVFGITSMVTLMAIALDRYLVITHPLATIGVVSKRRAALVLAGVWLYALAWSLPPFFGWSAYVPEGLLTSCSWDYLSFTPSVRAYTMLLFCFVFFLPLLVIIYCYVFIFKAIRETGQALQTFRACEGGVRSPRQRQRLQREWKMAKIELLVILLFVLSWAPYSTVALMGFAGYAHVLTPYMNTVPAVIAKASAIHNPIIYAITHPKYRMAIAQHLPCLGVLLAVSDQRGGPYASYRSTHRSTLSSQASDLSWISGQKRQASLGSESEVGWMDTEAAAVWGAARQVSGHFPCSQGLEDMEAKAPLRPQGQEAETPGKTKGLLPSLNPRM is encoded by the exons ATGAACCCTCCTTCGGGACCCAGAGCCCAGGAGCCCAGCTGTGTGGCCACCCCAGCCTCACCCAGCAGGTGGGACAGCTCCCGGAGCAGCACCTCCAGCCCGGGCCAAGCTCTGCCCACG GCAGCCGGGGCTCGGGCTGCTGCCTGGGTCCCCTTCCCAACGGTGGATGTTCCGGACCACGCCCACTACACCCTGGGCACAGTGATCCTGCTGGTGGGGCTCACGGGGATGCTGGGCAATCTGATGGTCATCTATACCTTCTGCAG GACCAGAGGCCTCAGGACGCCATCCAACATGTTCATTATCAACCTCGCGGTCAGTGACTTTCTCATGTCCTTCACGCAGGCCCCCGTCTTCTTCGCCAGCAGCCTCCATAAGCGGTGGCTCTTCGGGGAGGCAG GCTGCGAGTTCTATGCCTTCTGTGGGGCTGTCTTCGGCATCACCTCCATGGTCACCCTGATGGCCATCGCTCTGGACCGCTACCTGGTGATCACGCACCCACTGGCCACCATCGGGGTGGTGTCCAAGAGGCGGGCGGCGCTTGTCCTGGCGGGCGTCTGGCTCTATGCCCTGGCCTGGAGTCTGCCGCCCTTCTTTGGCTGGA GCGCCTACGTACCCGAGGGGCTGCTGACGTCTTGCTCCTGGGACTACCTGAGCTTCACGCCGTCAGTGCGAGCCTACACCATGCTGCTCTTCTGCTTTGtgttcttcctccccctgctggtcATCATCTACTGCTACGTCTTCATCTTCAAGGCCATCCGGGAGACAGGCCA GGCTCTCCAGACTTTCAGGGCCTGTGAGGGCGGTGTTAGGTCTCCTCGACAACGGCAGCGGCTACAGAGAGAGTGGAAAATGGCCAAGATTGAACTGCTGGTCATCCTTCTCTTCGTGCTCTCCTGGGCCCCCTACTCCACTGTGGCCCTGATGGGCTTTGCTGG GTACGCACATGTCCTGACTCCCTACATGAACACAGTGCCTGCTGTCATCGCCAAGGCTTCTGCCATCCACAACCCCATCATTTACGCCATCACCCACCCCAAGTACAG AATGGCCATTGCCCAGCACCTGCCCTGCCTGGGGGTGCTGCTGGCCGTGTCGGACCAGCGCGGTGGCCCCTACGCCAGCTACCGCTCCACCCACCGCTCCACACTGAGCAGCCAGGCCTCAGACCTCAGCTGGATCTCCGGACAGAAGCGTCAGGCGTCCCTGGGCTCGGAGAGTGAGGTG ggCTGGATGGACACGGAGGCAGCGGCCGTGTGGGGGGCTGCCCGGCAAGTGAGCGGGCACTTCCCCTGCAGTCAGGGCCTGGAGGACATGGAAGCCAAGGCCCCTCTCAGGCCCCAGGGGCAGGAAGCAGAGACTCCTGGGAAG ACCAAGGGGCTGCTCCCCAGCCTGAACCCCAGGATGTAG
- the OPN4 gene encoding melanopsin isoform X1: MNPPSGPRAQEPSCVATPASPSRWDSSRSSTSSPGQALPTAAGARAAAWVPFPTVDVPDHAHYTLGTVILLVGLTGMLGNLMVIYTFCRCLVGGTRAWALTRGLRTPSNMFIINLAVSDFLMSFTQAPVFFASSLHKRWLFGEAGCEFYAFCGAVFGITSMVTLMAIALDRYLVITHPLATIGVVSKRRAALVLAGVWLYALAWSLPPFFGWSAYVPEGLLTSCSWDYLSFTPSVRAYTMLLFCFVFFLPLLVIIYCYVFIFKAIRETGQALQTFRACEGGVRSPRQRQRLQREWKMAKIELLVILLFVLSWAPYSTVALMGFAGYAHVLTPYMNTVPAVIAKASAIHNPIIYAITHPKYRMAIAQHLPCLGVLLAVSDQRGGPYASYRSTHRSTLSSQASDLSWISGQKRQASLGSESEVGWMDTEAAAVWGAARQVSGHFPCSQGLEDMEAKAPLRPQGQEAETPGKTKGLLPSLNPRM, encoded by the exons ATGAACCCTCCTTCGGGACCCAGAGCCCAGGAGCCCAGCTGTGTGGCCACCCCAGCCTCACCCAGCAGGTGGGACAGCTCCCGGAGCAGCACCTCCAGCCCGGGCCAAGCTCTGCCCACG GCAGCCGGGGCTCGGGCTGCTGCCTGGGTCCCCTTCCCAACGGTGGATGTTCCGGACCACGCCCACTACACCCTGGGCACAGTGATCCTGCTGGTGGGGCTCACGGGGATGCTGGGCAATCTGATGGTCATCTATACCTTCTGCAGGTGCCTGGTTGGCGGGACTAGGGCGTGGGCACT GACCAGAGGCCTCAGGACGCCATCCAACATGTTCATTATCAACCTCGCGGTCAGTGACTTTCTCATGTCCTTCACGCAGGCCCCCGTCTTCTTCGCCAGCAGCCTCCATAAGCGGTGGCTCTTCGGGGAGGCAG GCTGCGAGTTCTATGCCTTCTGTGGGGCTGTCTTCGGCATCACCTCCATGGTCACCCTGATGGCCATCGCTCTGGACCGCTACCTGGTGATCACGCACCCACTGGCCACCATCGGGGTGGTGTCCAAGAGGCGGGCGGCGCTTGTCCTGGCGGGCGTCTGGCTCTATGCCCTGGCCTGGAGTCTGCCGCCCTTCTTTGGCTGGA GCGCCTACGTACCCGAGGGGCTGCTGACGTCTTGCTCCTGGGACTACCTGAGCTTCACGCCGTCAGTGCGAGCCTACACCATGCTGCTCTTCTGCTTTGtgttcttcctccccctgctggtcATCATCTACTGCTACGTCTTCATCTTCAAGGCCATCCGGGAGACAGGCCA GGCTCTCCAGACTTTCAGGGCCTGTGAGGGCGGTGTTAGGTCTCCTCGACAACGGCAGCGGCTACAGAGAGAGTGGAAAATGGCCAAGATTGAACTGCTGGTCATCCTTCTCTTCGTGCTCTCCTGGGCCCCCTACTCCACTGTGGCCCTGATGGGCTTTGCTGG GTACGCACATGTCCTGACTCCCTACATGAACACAGTGCCTGCTGTCATCGCCAAGGCTTCTGCCATCCACAACCCCATCATTTACGCCATCACCCACCCCAAGTACAG AATGGCCATTGCCCAGCACCTGCCCTGCCTGGGGGTGCTGCTGGCCGTGTCGGACCAGCGCGGTGGCCCCTACGCCAGCTACCGCTCCACCCACCGCTCCACACTGAGCAGCCAGGCCTCAGACCTCAGCTGGATCTCCGGACAGAAGCGTCAGGCGTCCCTGGGCTCGGAGAGTGAGGTG ggCTGGATGGACACGGAGGCAGCGGCCGTGTGGGGGGCTGCCCGGCAAGTGAGCGGGCACTTCCCCTGCAGTCAGGGCCTGGAGGACATGGAAGCCAAGGCCCCTCTCAGGCCCCAGGGGCAGGAAGCAGAGACTCCTGGGAAG ACCAAGGGGCTGCTCCCCAGCCTGAACCCCAGGATGTAG